A single Methanolobus sp. ZRKC5 DNA region contains:
- a CDS encoding hydantoinase/oxoprolinase family protein has protein sequence MQYSLGIDAGGTYTDAVIIRNEDRTVIDSNKALTTYPDLLTGIENAMDGLNSKYLNDIKLVSVSTTLATNTILEKTGYPVALILIGKHTLPANMPITDYVVVNGGHNVVGTEDEVLDIEAVKEYALKMKDRVSAFAISSYFSIRNPDHELKVKKLITELTGLPVVCGHELSQDLGAYERGVTAYLNAQLLPIADQFINAIITDIEKRGIDAKLMMLKCDGSVIGIHEAMERPIESIFSGPAASLMGASFLSKNDTCAVIDVGGTSTDVSLNHNGLPELVDTGAVVGGWHTKVKAIRMETSAMGGDSHIWIKNRNINIGPRRVIPLCLAAVKYPGFMEQLKSGRTPSRVPLAENIQPTKFFVRTGKEAPNLSEFEKKLLGTIGTEPVSINDIFWNMKTPISADQIDALIQKRLVQAIGFTPTDVLHVLGEYTIWSREASLTGAKILARLTTMDENELCIHIKKEVAINMALDLMSFMFKGVEKSEIEKIIRGEFFSQFKVNVPVVLLGGPVHAYVEELNKLIDATIIVPEHADVGNAVGALVGKGVKTVEILIKSFYQKTKRTILVFSPMERKEFSLYSEAIEYATERGNKLILDYMENSGIKAEDVSIEIKREDITMMEKGGAPVETKLMFLGTGIPQAEK, from the coding sequence ATGCAATATAGTCTGGGAATCGATGCCGGTGGAACTTACACTGATGCAGTGATAATCAGGAATGAGGACAGAACAGTTATCGACTCGAACAAGGCACTCACAACCTATCCTGATCTGCTGACCGGTATAGAGAATGCAATGGACGGACTGAACAGCAAATACCTGAATGACATTAAACTTGTATCAGTATCCACAACTCTTGCCACCAATACAATACTTGAGAAAACAGGGTATCCTGTAGCTCTTATCCTTATAGGAAAACACACCCTGCCTGCAAATATGCCTATCACTGACTATGTTGTAGTGAATGGAGGACACAATGTAGTAGGAACCGAAGACGAAGTGCTTGATATTGAAGCTGTCAAAGAATATGCCCTGAAAATGAAAGACAGAGTGTCCGCATTTGCTATTTCCTCATATTTCAGTATTCGAAACCCTGACCATGAACTAAAAGTAAAGAAACTAATAACCGAACTTACAGGCCTTCCGGTAGTCTGCGGTCATGAACTGTCGCAGGATCTTGGAGCCTATGAAAGGGGTGTTACTGCATACCTTAATGCTCAACTTCTCCCCATAGCGGACCAATTCATAAATGCTATTATTACCGATATTGAAAAAAGAGGAATCGATGCAAAATTAATGATGCTCAAATGTGACGGCTCGGTCATCGGAATCCATGAAGCCATGGAAAGACCAATAGAATCAATATTTTCTGGACCTGCTGCCAGCCTGATGGGAGCATCCTTCCTCTCTAAAAACGATACATGTGCTGTTATTGATGTAGGCGGGACAAGCACCGATGTTTCGCTAAATCACAACGGTCTACCCGAACTTGTTGATACAGGAGCCGTGGTAGGTGGATGGCACACAAAAGTCAAAGCCATACGTATGGAAACTTCCGCAATGGGTGGAGATAGCCATATATGGATAAAGAACCGCAATATCAATATCGGACCTCGCAGGGTGATACCACTCTGCCTTGCTGCTGTAAAATATCCCGGGTTCATGGAACAACTCAAATCAGGCAGAACACCTTCAAGGGTTCCTCTTGCAGAGAATATCCAGCCCACAAAATTCTTTGTAAGAACAGGAAAAGAAGCACCAAACCTTAGTGAATTTGAAAAAAAGCTTCTTGGAACAATAGGGACGGAACCTGTTTCAATTAATGATATCTTCTGGAATATGAAAACTCCGATATCTGCAGACCAGATAGATGCATTGATACAAAAAAGGCTTGTCCAGGCCATCGGATTTACCCCTACAGATGTACTGCATGTGCTTGGAGAGTACACAATATGGAGCCGGGAAGCCTCACTTACAGGTGCAAAGATACTTGCAAGGCTTACAACCATGGACGAAAATGAGCTTTGCATCCACATCAAAAAAGAAGTGGCCATCAACATGGCACTGGACCTTATGAGTTTCATGTTCAAAGGTGTTGAAAAATCAGAGATAGAAAAAATAATCCGCGGCGAGTTCTTCTCGCAATTCAAAGTGAATGTACCGGTGGTCTTACTTGGAGGACCTGTGCATGCCTATGTGGAAGAACTTAACAAGCTGATAGATGCAACTATTATAGTTCCCGAACATGCAGATGTGGGAAATGCAGTGGGAGCACTTGTTGGAAAAGGTGTCAAGACCGTAGAGATACTTATCAAGTCATTCTACCAGAAAACGAAGAGGACTATTCTGGTGTTCTCTCCAATGGAAAGAAAGGAGTTCTCACTTTACTCAGAAGCTATCGAATACGCTACGGAGCGTGGGAATAAGCTAATACTTGATTATATGGAAAACTCGGGTATCAAAGCAGAAGATGTAAGTATCGAAATCAAGAGAGAAGACATCACAATGATGGAAAAAGGCGGAGCTCCTGTTGAAACAAAACTCATGTTCCTTGGAACAGGAATTCCACAAGCGGAAAAATGA